Proteins from a genomic interval of Syngnathus typhle isolate RoL2023-S1 ecotype Sweden linkage group LG15, RoL_Styp_1.0, whole genome shotgun sequence:
- the LOC133167941 gene encoding septin-5-like isoform X1: protein MTVSRRSLDSPLSPASRPHSPWGSFDPYDSAEDQDKEYVGFAALPNQVHRKTVKKGFTFTLMVAGESGLGKSTLINSLFLTDLYKDRKIPNAEERISQTVSIVKHTVSIEEKGVKLRLSIIDTPGLGDAVNNMQSWKHLEDYVEQQFDQFFRDESGLNRRNIQDNRVHCCLYFIPPYGHGLRPLDVECMRALHEKVNIVPVLAKADSLTRAEVYKKKIKIREELRRFGINIYQFADCDSDEDEEFKRRDRLLKDSVPFAVIGSNVLVESQGRRFKGRAYPWGVVEGNSGSRLDIFHTAWRNKTSRVCRSGESGPLGFPTPAGYAGEDSHAGPEGRDPRVPLRELPGPLHPEHDAHGRPKPQAQVVGGNEGHPIHIISLIFIVLFLGSLREKYQEESHLDLPLPLADFDTEKERLIFEKDQELRRMQALLERIQEQMQSSRI, encoded by the exons ATGACTGTGTCACGGCGTTCGCTGGACTCGCCGCTTAGCCCCGCCTCCCGCCCGCACAGCCCCTGGGGATCTTTCGACCCCTACGACTCGGCCGAG GATCAGGATAAAGAGTACGTCGGCTTTGCCGCGTTGCCCAATCAGGTTCACCGAAAAACAGTGAAGAAAGGCTTCACCTTCACGCTGATGGTGGCAG GAGAGAGCGGCCTGGGAAAGTCCACGCTGATCAACAGCCTCTTCCTCACCGACCTTTACAAAGACCGAAAGATTCCCAACGCCGAAG AGCGCATCAGTCAGACAGTGAGCATAGTGAAGCACACGGTTAGCATCGAGGAGAAAGGCGTCAAGCTGAGGCTGAGCATCATCGACACGCCGGGCTTAGGCGACGCCGTCAACAATATGCAAAG CTGGAAGCATTTGGAAGACTACGTGGAGCAGCAGTTCGATCAATTCTTCCGAGACGAGAGCGGCCTCAACCGCCGCAACATCCAAGACAACCGCGTGCACTGCTGCCTCTACTTCATCCCTCCTTACGGACACGG CCTGCGACCTCTGGACGTTGAGTGCATGCGGGCACTGCACGAAAAAGTCAACATCGTTCCCGTTTTGGCCAAAGCTGACAGCTTGACGCGGGCTGAGGTGTACAAGAAGAAAATCAAG ATCCGTGAGGAGCTGCGTCGCTTCGGGATCAACATCTACCAGTTCGCCGACTGCGACTCGGACGAGGACGAAGAGTTCAAGAGACGGGACCGGCTGCTTAAG GACAGCGTCCCCTTCGCTGTCATCGGGAGCAACGTCCTGGTGGAGAGTCAAGGCCGCAGGTTCAAAGGTCGCGCGTACCCCTGGGGAGTGGTGGAAGGTAACAGCGGGAGTCGCCTCGATATTTTCCACACAGCTTGGAGAAACAAAACTTCCCGTGTGTGTCGCAGTGGAGAGTCCGGCCCACTCGGATTTCCTACTCCTGCGGGATATGCTGGTGAGGACTCACATGCAGGACCTGAAGGACGTGACCCGCGAGTGCCACTACGAGAACTACCGGGCCCACTGCATCCAGAACATGACGCGCATGGTCGTCCAAAACCGCAAGCGCAGGTTGTGGGAGGGAATGAAGGCCACCCCATCCACATCATCTCCTTAATCTTTATCGTCTTGTTTCTGGGTAGCTTGCGTGAGAAGTACCAAGAAGAAAGCCACCTGGACCTCCCGTTGCCGCTCGCTGACTtcgacacagaaaaggaaagaCTCATCTTTGAGAAAGACCAGGAG CTGAGGAGGATGCAGGCGCTTCTGGAGAGGATTCAGGAGCAGATGCAAAGCAGCCGCATATGA
- the LOC133167932 gene encoding max-binding protein MNT-like isoform X1 codes for MSIDTLLEAARYLEQAERDRTELVERQAEPRRLTQNEEQWKVTVLINQEAESRCLEPLPPQQVGADLVSRGEQPPCPAAPPPRPPQAPVAVIPVMPVVAATPAPLPLAATVPHGPPLANNSSQSPPRAPPHQLLCSPHVKMDGVNRLIKCSPLQQPQVHIRYPPPVCGDGSAVGPALVSHQAQPLSHLKTNGLTLDDMKGGANAKRRPGGAGTREVHNKLEQNRRAHLKECFETLKKNVPNVDDKKTSNLSVLRSALRYIQTLKRKEKEYEHEMERLAREKIATQQRLSELKKELSLRMDALEIERLIRQSIQPEDDQASTSTASEGEDNLEQDGEEAPAGVLAPILQAPMLAPHLSIQHTALLAMPPSSSAAPPPQGPPPPPTVIAHAAVPHVPVSSVSHPSVIQAVSHALPANHKHLPHIAPLPGPTPISHITVHPVARLGAPLPSRLPTLYPQGVSVSQPAMVGHITHTFAHHALPRVQPPPQAGANGGMASQQAAALAKPTAVLAPHPQLVGQAAVTMVTVPTFPVSTIKLA; via the exons ATGAGTATCGACACGCTGCTGGAGGCCGCCCGCTACCTGGAGCAAGCCGAGCGGGATCGGACCGAGCTGGTCGAGCGTCAGGCTGAACCGCGGCGTCTCACACAGA ATGAGGAGCAGTGGAAGGTGACGGTACTCATCAACCAGGAGGCGGAGTCAAGATGCCTGGAGCCACTCCCACCGCAGCAGGTCGGAGCCGACCTTGTCAGCCGGGGCGAGCAGCCGCCGTGCCCTGCGGCCCCGCCCCCTCGGCCGCCACAAGCGCCCGTCGCCGTCATCCCCGTGATGCCGGTGGTTGCGGCTACGCCTGCGCCCCTCCCTCTGGCCGCGACCGTGCCCCACGGCCCGCCGCTGGCCAACAACTCTTCTCAGTCCCCCCCGCGGGCGCCACCCCATCAGCTGTTGTGTTCCCCCCATGTCAAAATGGACGGCGTTAACCGGCTAATCAAATGCAGCCCATTGCAGCAGCCTCAGGTTCATATTCGGTACCCGCCCCCCGTGTGTGGCGACGGGTCGGCCGTGGGGCCCGCTCTGGTGTCCCACCAGGCTCAGCCCTTGTCCCACCTCAAGACCAATGGACTCACGCTGGATGACATGAAAGGAGGGGCCAACGCCAAGAGGAGGCCTGGAGG GGCGGGAACTAGGGAGGTCCACAACAAGCTGGAGCAGAACAG GCGCGCTCACCTGAAAGAATGTTTTGAGACGCTGAAGAAGAATGTCCCGAACGTGGATGACAAGAAGACGTCCAACCTCAGCGTCCTGCGCAGCGCCTTGCGTTACATCCAG ACACTGAAGCGCAAGGAGAAGGAATACGAGCACGAAATGGAGCGGCTGGCTCGGGAGAAGATAGCCACCCAGCAGCGTTTATCTGAGCTGAAGAAAGAGCTGAGTCTGCGGATGGATGCGCTGGAGATCGAACGCCTCATCCGGCAAAGCATCCAGCCCGAAGACGACCAGGCGTCCACTTCCACTGCCTCAG AAGGCGAAGACAACTTGGAGCAGGATGGCGAGGAGGCTCCGGCCGGCGTTCTGGCGCCCATTCTACAGGCGCCAATGCTGGCTCCCCACCTGTCCATCCAGCACACAGCCCTGCTGGCCATGCCCCCCTCGTCTTCAGCCGCCCCTCCCCCTCAGGGCCCGCCACCGCCGCCCACTGTCATCGCCCATGCCGCCGTCCCCCATGTCCCCGTCTCGTCCGTGTCGCACCCCTCCGTCATCCAGGCCGTCAGCCACGCCCTGCCTGCCAATCACAAGCATCTCCCACACATCGCCCCTTTGCCGGGCCCCACCCCCATCAGCCACATCACGGTGCACCCAGTGGCACGCCTGGGGGCGCCCCTCCCTTCCCGCCTTCCCACCCTGTACCCGCAGGGGGTGTCGGTGTCTCAGCCCGCCATGGTGGGCCACATCACGCACACCTTTGCCCATCACGCGTTGCCCCGCGTGCAGCCCCCACCTCAGGCCGGCGCCAACGGCGGCATGGCGAGCCAGCAGGCGGCGGCGCTGGCAAAACCCACCGCCGTACTGGCGCCCCACCCTCAGCTGGTAGGCCAGGCAGCCGTCACCATGGTAACGGTGCCCACCTTCCCTGTCAGCACCATCAAACTGGCTTGA
- the LOC133167932 gene encoding max-binding protein MNT-like isoform X2, whose translation MSIDTLLEAARYLEQAERDRTELVERQAEPRRLTQNEEQWKVTVLINQEAESRCLEPLPPQQVGADLVSRGEQPPCPAAPPPRPPQAPVAVIPVMPVVAATPAPLPLAATVPHGPPLANNSSQSPPRAPPHQLLCSPHVKMDGVNRLIKCSPLQQPQVHIRYPPPVCGDGSAVGPALVSHQAQPLSHLKTNGLTLDDMKGGANAKRRPGGAGTREVHNKLEQNRRAHLKECFETLKKNVPNVDDKKTSNLSVLRSALRYIQTLKRKEKEYEHEMERLAREKIATQQRLSELKKELSLRMDALEIERLIRQSIQPEDDQASTSTASGEDNLEQDGEEAPAGVLAPILQAPMLAPHLSIQHTALLAMPPSSSAAPPPQGPPPPPTVIAHAAVPHVPVSSVSHPSVIQAVSHALPANHKHLPHIAPLPGPTPISHITVHPVARLGAPLPSRLPTLYPQGVSVSQPAMVGHITHTFAHHALPRVQPPPQAGANGGMASQQAAALAKPTAVLAPHPQLVGQAAVTMVTVPTFPVSTIKLA comes from the exons ATGAGTATCGACACGCTGCTGGAGGCCGCCCGCTACCTGGAGCAAGCCGAGCGGGATCGGACCGAGCTGGTCGAGCGTCAGGCTGAACCGCGGCGTCTCACACAGA ATGAGGAGCAGTGGAAGGTGACGGTACTCATCAACCAGGAGGCGGAGTCAAGATGCCTGGAGCCACTCCCACCGCAGCAGGTCGGAGCCGACCTTGTCAGCCGGGGCGAGCAGCCGCCGTGCCCTGCGGCCCCGCCCCCTCGGCCGCCACAAGCGCCCGTCGCCGTCATCCCCGTGATGCCGGTGGTTGCGGCTACGCCTGCGCCCCTCCCTCTGGCCGCGACCGTGCCCCACGGCCCGCCGCTGGCCAACAACTCTTCTCAGTCCCCCCCGCGGGCGCCACCCCATCAGCTGTTGTGTTCCCCCCATGTCAAAATGGACGGCGTTAACCGGCTAATCAAATGCAGCCCATTGCAGCAGCCTCAGGTTCATATTCGGTACCCGCCCCCCGTGTGTGGCGACGGGTCGGCCGTGGGGCCCGCTCTGGTGTCCCACCAGGCTCAGCCCTTGTCCCACCTCAAGACCAATGGACTCACGCTGGATGACATGAAAGGAGGGGCCAACGCCAAGAGGAGGCCTGGAGG GGCGGGAACTAGGGAGGTCCACAACAAGCTGGAGCAGAACAG GCGCGCTCACCTGAAAGAATGTTTTGAGACGCTGAAGAAGAATGTCCCGAACGTGGATGACAAGAAGACGTCCAACCTCAGCGTCCTGCGCAGCGCCTTGCGTTACATCCAG ACACTGAAGCGCAAGGAGAAGGAATACGAGCACGAAATGGAGCGGCTGGCTCGGGAGAAGATAGCCACCCAGCAGCGTTTATCTGAGCTGAAGAAAGAGCTGAGTCTGCGGATGGATGCGCTGGAGATCGAACGCCTCATCCGGCAAAGCATCCAGCCCGAAGACGACCAGGCGTCCACTTCCACTGCCTCAG GCGAAGACAACTTGGAGCAGGATGGCGAGGAGGCTCCGGCCGGCGTTCTGGCGCCCATTCTACAGGCGCCAATGCTGGCTCCCCACCTGTCCATCCAGCACACAGCCCTGCTGGCCATGCCCCCCTCGTCTTCAGCCGCCCCTCCCCCTCAGGGCCCGCCACCGCCGCCCACTGTCATCGCCCATGCCGCCGTCCCCCATGTCCCCGTCTCGTCCGTGTCGCACCCCTCCGTCATCCAGGCCGTCAGCCACGCCCTGCCTGCCAATCACAAGCATCTCCCACACATCGCCCCTTTGCCGGGCCCCACCCCCATCAGCCACATCACGGTGCACCCAGTGGCACGCCTGGGGGCGCCCCTCCCTTCCCGCCTTCCCACCCTGTACCCGCAGGGGGTGTCGGTGTCTCAGCCCGCCATGGTGGGCCACATCACGCACACCTTTGCCCATCACGCGTTGCCCCGCGTGCAGCCCCCACCTCAGGCCGGCGCCAACGGCGGCATGGCGAGCCAGCAGGCGGCGGCGCTGGCAAAACCCACCGCCGTACTGGCGCCCCACCCTCAGCTGGTAGGCCAGGCAGCCGTCACCATGGTAACGGTGCCCACCTTCCCTGTCAGCACCATCAAACTGGCTTGA
- the LOC133167921 gene encoding LIM domain kinase 1-like, with the protein MSRRDLRFRRGMRGRCGECSCNLSHWYFERDGQLYCKKHYWQRYGENCHGCAEALQPGLVMVAGDQKYHPECFKCVTCQILIGDGDSYTLVEHSKLFCGQCFGQGAASSPSSEPIKSPHTVALVSLPPQTEGQRGLKVATGLSQKSGPLVTVTALDSDALGPDMLSSLHIGDKILEVNGIPVHNVCPNKVAHVIQDTSRQLQLTVEHNPRSKTSTDDHKDLNCVCEKVPSTHALPNLEEEPGSGAETPDSTRMSPHRHGTMGMRSRNILRSCSIEKSSLSLFSQRKDMVRSESLRNDPVDRTYRIFRPSDLIHGEVLGRGFFGQAVKVTHQETGEVMVMKELIRFDEETHKSFLKEVKVMRCLDHPNVLKFIGLFYKDKHIHFVSEYIQGGTLRETIAKMDNNFPWNIRVSYAKDIAAGMAYLHSMNVIHRDLNSHNCLVKENQSVVVADFGLARLVTAERNRSRTPSLDQPPKGTLSELRKPDRRKRYTVVGNPYWMAPEMIHGKSYDERVDIFSFGIMICEIIGRVSADPDFLPRSNDFGLNVSAFIERHQPSQCPLAFLPLAAICCDLDADQRPSFSKLEEWLENLLMHLDMRLPLRSEMEQLSGTFWENRKHGSKLEASSTSSQSPVTSPDDENNQQLPGSANCIPQNTYEHVNQELAQQNVNASTSSNTPESHGYGQDPSGETQNQTECSQAASLPSSRSRRICRVLWNNTIKDDRSLL; encoded by the exons ATGTCTCGGCGGGATCTGAGGTTTCGACGTGGGATGAGAGGACG GTGCGGGGAATGCAGCTGCAACCTGTCTCACTGGTACTTCGAGCGGGACGGGCAACTGTACTGCAAGAAGCACTACTGGCAGCGTTACGGCGAGAACTGTCACGGCTGCGCTGAGGCACTCCAACCGGGACTTGTCATG GTTGCTGGAGATCAGAAGTACCACCCCGAATGCTTCAAATGTGTGACGTGTCAGATATTGATTGGAGATGGAGACAGCTACACCCTTGTGGAGCATTCCAAACTCTTCTG TGGTCAGTGTTTCGGTCAGGGTGCCGCATCGTCGCCTTCGTCGGAACCCATCAAGAGCCCCCACACGGTGGCGCTGGTGTCACTTCCTCCACAGACAGAAGGCCAACGAGGTCTGAAGGTGGCAACTGGACTCAGTCAAAAAAGCGGTCCTTTAGTTACCGTCACAGC GTTAGACTCGGACGCTCTTGGTCCTGACATGCTGTCTTCGCTCCACATTGGAGACAAGATTCTGGAAGTCAACGGCATTCCTGTCCACAACGTTTGCCCCAACAAG GTAGCGCATGTGATCCAGGACACAAGCAGACAACTGCAGCTGACCGTGGAACACAATCCACGCTCCAAGACCTCCACCGACGATCACAAAGACTTGAACTGTGTCTGCGAGAAAGTGCCTTCGACGCACGCGCTACCAAACCTGGAGGAGGAGCCCGGCTCAGGGGCGGAGACACCGGACTCAACCAGAATGTCACCTCACCGTCACGGAACCATGGGAATGCGATCACGAAACATCCT GCGGAGCTGCAGCATCGAAAAGTCTTCCTTGTCACTCTTCTCCCAAAGGAAAGACATGGTGCGCTCCGAATCTCTACGTAACGACCCCGTCGATCGAACCTATCGCATCTTCAGGCCTTCTGATCTCATCCACGGAGAAGTTCTAGGCAGGGGCTTCTTTGGACAGGCCGTCAAG GTGACACATCAGGAGACAGGAGAAGTGATGGTGATGAAAGAATTGATACGTTTTGATGAAGAGACGCACAAGAGTTTCCTGAAGGAG GTCAAGGTGATGCGCTGTCTGGATCATCCCAATGTCCTCAAGTTCATTGGACTATTTTACAAGGACAAGCACATACACTTTGTGTCCGAATATATTCAGGGAGGAACGCTCAGAGAAACCATTGCCAAAATG GACAATAACTTTCCGTGGAACATCAGAGTGAGTTATGCCAAAGACATTGCCGCTGGAATG GCTTATTTACACTCCATGAACGTCATCCACCGGGATTTAAACTCACACAACTGCCTGGTCAAAGAG AATCAGTCCGTCGTGGTTGCAGATTTTGGTCTTGCTCGTTTGGTGACTGCAGAGAGGAACCGCAGCAGAACGCCTTCTCTGGATCAACCTCCCAAGGGAACTTTGTCAGAGCTACGCAAGCCGGACCGCAGGAAGCGCTACACAGTGGTTGGGAACCCTTACTGGATGGCACCGGAGATGATCCACG GGAAAAGCTACGACGAACGTGTGGACATCTTTTCATTCGGAATCATGATTTGCGAG ATTATAGGACGAGTGAGTGCCGACCCAGATTTCCTTCCTCGGAGTAACGACTTTGGTTTGAACGTGTCTGCGTTCATTGAGCGGCACCAGCCCTCCCAGTGCCCTTTGGCCTTCCTTCCGCTTGCTGCCATCTGCTGTGACTTGGATGCTGATCAAAG GCCTTCCTTttccaagttggaggagtggCTGGAGAATCTGCTCATGCACCTGGACATGCGCCTGCCTCTCCGTTCCGAAATGGAGCAACTGAGCGGAACCTTCTGGGAGAACCGCAAACACGGTTCAAAACTGGAAGCCTCGTCCACTTCTTCTCAGAGTCCCGTGACATCTCCCGATGACGAGAACAATCAGCAACTTCCTGGAAGCGCAAATTGCATACCTCAGAACACTTATGAGCATGTGAATCAAGAACTTGCACAACAAAATGTGAACGCCAGCACGTCTTCAAACACCCCCGAAAGTCACGGATATGGACAAGACCCCTCGGGAGAAACACAAAACCAAACAGAATGTTCACAAGCTGCCAGTCTACCATCAAGTAGGTCCAGGAGGATCTGCCGAGTCTTGTGGAACAATACCATAAAGGACGACCGATCTTTGCTGTGA
- the LOC133167941 gene encoding septin-4-like isoform X2, whose amino-acid sequence MTVSRRSLDSPLSPASRPHSPWGSFDPYDSAEDQDKEYVGFAALPNQVHRKTVKKGFTFTLMVAGESGLGKSTLINSLFLTDLYKDRKIPNAEERISQTVSIVKHTVSIEEKGVKLRLSIIDTPGLGDAVNNMQSWKHLEDYVEQQFDQFFRDESGLNRRNIQDNRVHCCLYFIPPYGHGLRPLDVECMRALHEKVNIVPVLAKADSLTRAEVYKKKIKIREELRRFGINIYQFADCDSDEDEEFKRRDRLLKDSVPFAVIGSNVLVESQGRRFKGRAYPWGVVEVESPAHSDFLLLRDMLVRTHMQDLKDVTRECHYENYRAHCIQNMTRMVVQNRKRSLREKYQEESHLDLPLPLADFDTEKERLIFEKDQELRRMQALLERIQEQMQSSRI is encoded by the exons ATGACTGTGTCACGGCGTTCGCTGGACTCGCCGCTTAGCCCCGCCTCCCGCCCGCACAGCCCCTGGGGATCTTTCGACCCCTACGACTCGGCCGAG GATCAGGATAAAGAGTACGTCGGCTTTGCCGCGTTGCCCAATCAGGTTCACCGAAAAACAGTGAAGAAAGGCTTCACCTTCACGCTGATGGTGGCAG GAGAGAGCGGCCTGGGAAAGTCCACGCTGATCAACAGCCTCTTCCTCACCGACCTTTACAAAGACCGAAAGATTCCCAACGCCGAAG AGCGCATCAGTCAGACAGTGAGCATAGTGAAGCACACGGTTAGCATCGAGGAGAAAGGCGTCAAGCTGAGGCTGAGCATCATCGACACGCCGGGCTTAGGCGACGCCGTCAACAATATGCAAAG CTGGAAGCATTTGGAAGACTACGTGGAGCAGCAGTTCGATCAATTCTTCCGAGACGAGAGCGGCCTCAACCGCCGCAACATCCAAGACAACCGCGTGCACTGCTGCCTCTACTTCATCCCTCCTTACGGACACGG CCTGCGACCTCTGGACGTTGAGTGCATGCGGGCACTGCACGAAAAAGTCAACATCGTTCCCGTTTTGGCCAAAGCTGACAGCTTGACGCGGGCTGAGGTGTACAAGAAGAAAATCAAG ATCCGTGAGGAGCTGCGTCGCTTCGGGATCAACATCTACCAGTTCGCCGACTGCGACTCGGACGAGGACGAAGAGTTCAAGAGACGGGACCGGCTGCTTAAG GACAGCGTCCCCTTCGCTGTCATCGGGAGCAACGTCCTGGTGGAGAGTCAAGGCCGCAGGTTCAAAGGTCGCGCGTACCCCTGGGGAGTGGTGGAAG TGGAGAGTCCGGCCCACTCGGATTTCCTACTCCTGCGGGATATGCTGGTGAGGACTCACATGCAGGACCTGAAGGACGTGACCCGCGAGTGCCACTACGAGAACTACCGGGCCCACTGCATCCAGAACATGACGCGCATGGTCGTCCAAAACCGCAAGCGCAG CTTGCGTGAGAAGTACCAAGAAGAAAGCCACCTGGACCTCCCGTTGCCGCTCGCTGACTtcgacacagaaaaggaaagaCTCATCTTTGAGAAAGACCAGGAG CTGAGGAGGATGCAGGCGCTTCTGGAGAGGATTCAGGAGCAGATGCAAAGCAGCCGCATATGA